A genomic stretch from Chelmon rostratus isolate fCheRos1 chromosome 14, fCheRos1.pri, whole genome shotgun sequence includes:
- the nufip2 gene encoding nuclear fragile X mental retardation-interacting protein 2 isoform X2 encodes MEEQPRDRAQDKKHHHQGEDRNSIQHPTCLKNDQSHFQRQHQETQTKKTGNKKVNISEEEGEKNPHLSDTVGMLHPPNSNGNRHPSNTNVKQKSAQKLYTTVPKVSSKGLDHKKNMDLKNDKEKALDLNHHEGQPLDKKDSVLLQNGVVNCGLITNGYSSKDNDGSGSEGGYTTPKKRKARCNNAKNTDNVIREKEKDMQQGNTTQEHGAFNLETTEKGVTSRLDVFRAAHKVEAQSAGRRAVTSEASMGESQRKNSDGKTVGTFGKKTEERHKAKLSSPSKEDSWTLFKPPPVFPVDNSSAKIVPKISYASKVKENLNKVAQGGGEALPPPVRLSQVPMSAMKTITSASFTNGPVSGNGNGCPVGTFFAPAASSIPPAPSIPSGENVASPLESNCSSTTSPIDGEAYELRKCTLLIYPLNMQPVLPSARHLDPPAAQTNQKALGDIFQNQWGLSFINEPNLGPEGGSGQLPAEDKTTVVTPQSECQAVAAKAAQPCFDVSPTFLEPGTLAQDPEKRTCAPCNVSNACSPACVTSEEENKLQPCGQEKTKAEGKGAASAASAPSKDNGAKPAQGQLTTLLFGSSKEQAHSKDIGRRCSWGSFDIKAAVTYHTKEMEFILNLQKQDPKRVVVYDETKDGPDQ; translated from the exons ATGGAGGAACAGCCCAGAGATCGGGCACAAGACAAGAAACACCACCACCAGGGAGAGGACAGAAACTCTATTCAACATCCAACTTGTCTAAAAAATGATCAGAGCCACTTCCAGCGCCAGCATCAGGAAACGCAGACGAAGAAAACAG GcaataaaaaagtaaacatcagtgaggaggagggggagaagaatCCACATCTGTCTGATACTGTTGGTATGTTGCATCCCCCCAACAGCAATGGTAACAGACACCCAAGTAATACAAATGTGAAGCAGAAGTCAGCACAAAAGCTGTACACGACTGTTCCAAAAGTGAGCAGCAAAGGATTGGACCATAAGAAGAATATGGACCTTAAAAATGACAAGGAAAAGGCCCTGGATTTGAATCATCATGAGGGCCAGCCTTTGGATAAGAAAGACTCTGTGTTGCTTCAAAATGGCGTTGTAAACTGTGGCTTAATTACAAATGGCTATTCAAGCAAGGACAACGATGGCAGCGGCTCCGAAGGTGGATATACTACTCCGAAGAAACGCAAGGCCAGATGTAACAACGCAAAGAACACTGATAATGTGAttagagagaaggagaaagacatgCAGCAGGGCAACACTACACAGGAGCATGGGGCTTTTAATCTTGAGACGACTGAGAAGGGAGTGACTTCCAGACTTGACGTCTTCAGAGCCGCCCATAAAGTAGAAGCTCAGTCAGCAGGTAGACGGGCTGTTACGTCAGAGGCTTCAATGGGTGAATCTCAGAGGAAAAACTCTGATGGCAAAACAGTTGGCACCTTTGGTAAAAAGACTGAGGAAAGGCACAAAGCCAAGCTTTCCTCACCTTCAAAAGAGGACTCGTGGACTTTGTTCAAGCCCCCTCCAGTATTTCCTGTGGACAATAGCAGTGCTAAAATTGTTCCCAAGATCAGTTATGcaagtaaagtaaaagaaaaCCTCAACAAAGTAGCtcaaggtggaggagaggcaCTGCCTCCTCCTGTTAGACTGTCACAGGTCCCTATGTCTGCTATGAAAACTATCACCTCAGCTAGCTTTACTAATGGTCCTGTTTCTGGAAATGGAAACGGCTGCCCAGTGGGTACCTTCTTTGCTCCTGCTGCTAGTAGTATTCCACCAGCCCCATCTATCCCAAGTGGCGAGAATGTAGCATCTCCTTTGGAAAGTAACTGTAGCTCTACGACTAGTCCAATAGATGGAGAAGCATATGAGCTTAGAAAGTGTACTCTTTTAATTTACCCTTTAAATATGCAACCTGTGCTCCCTAGTGCTCGTCACCTTGACCCACCGGCTGCTCAGACAAATCAGAAAGCCTTGGGAGATATCTTCCAGAATCAGTGGGGGCTTTCCTTCATCAATGAGCCCAACTTGGGGCCAGAAGGAGGAAGTGGCCAGTTGCCTGCAGAGGACAAAACTACTGTGGTCACGCCTCAAAGCGAGTGTCAGGCTGTCGCAGCCAAGGCTGCCCAGCCCTGCTTTGATGTTAGCCCAACATTCTTAGAGCCTGGCACTTTGGCTCAAGACCCTGAGAAAAGGACTTGTGCCCCTTGCAATGTGTCTAATGCTTGTTCACCTGCTTGTGTGACaagtgaggaggagaacaagctgcagccatgtggccaggaaaagacaaaagctgAGGGCAAGGGTGCAGCTTCTGCTGCGTCAGCCCCCAGTAAAGACAACGGTGCTAAGCCTGCACAGGGCCAACTAACCACTTTGTTGTTTGGCTCATCTAAAGAACAGGCCCACTCTAAAGACATTGGCAGAAGGTGTAGCTGGGGGTCctttgacattaaagctgctgtcaCTTATCACACTAAAG AAATGGAATTCATTTTGAACTTGCAAAAACAAG ATCCAAAAAGAGTAGTGGTTTATGACGAGACTAAGGATGGACCTGATCAGTGA
- the nufip2 gene encoding nuclear fragile X mental retardation-interacting protein 2 isoform X1, translating to MEEQPRDRAQDKKHHHQGEDRNSIQHPTCLKNDQSHFQRQHQETQTKKTGWAIRKSNKKVNISEEEGEKNPHLSDTVGMLHPPNSNGNRHPSNTNVKQKSAQKLYTTVPKVSSKGLDHKKNMDLKNDKEKALDLNHHEGQPLDKKDSVLLQNGVVNCGLITNGYSSKDNDGSGSEGGYTTPKKRKARCNNAKNTDNVIREKEKDMQQGNTTQEHGAFNLETTEKGVTSRLDVFRAAHKVEAQSAGRRAVTSEASMGESQRKNSDGKTVGTFGKKTEERHKAKLSSPSKEDSWTLFKPPPVFPVDNSSAKIVPKISYASKVKENLNKVAQGGGEALPPPVRLSQVPMSAMKTITSASFTNGPVSGNGNGCPVGTFFAPAASSIPPAPSIPSGENVASPLESNCSSTTSPIDGEAYELRKCTLLIYPLNMQPVLPSARHLDPPAAQTNQKALGDIFQNQWGLSFINEPNLGPEGGSGQLPAEDKTTVVTPQSECQAVAAKAAQPCFDVSPTFLEPGTLAQDPEKRTCAPCNVSNACSPACVTSEEENKLQPCGQEKTKAEGKGAASAASAPSKDNGAKPAQGQLTTLLFGSSKEQAHSKDIGRRCSWGSFDIKAAVTYHTKEMEFILNLQKQDPKRVVVYDETKDGPDQ from the exons ATGGAGGAACAGCCCAGAGATCGGGCACAAGACAAGAAACACCACCACCAGGGAGAGGACAGAAACTCTATTCAACATCCAACTTGTCTAAAAAATGATCAGAGCCACTTCCAGCGCCAGCATCAGGAAACGCAGACGAAGAAAACAGGTTGGGCCATCCGGAAAA GcaataaaaaagtaaacatcagtgaggaggagggggagaagaatCCACATCTGTCTGATACTGTTGGTATGTTGCATCCCCCCAACAGCAATGGTAACAGACACCCAAGTAATACAAATGTGAAGCAGAAGTCAGCACAAAAGCTGTACACGACTGTTCCAAAAGTGAGCAGCAAAGGATTGGACCATAAGAAGAATATGGACCTTAAAAATGACAAGGAAAAGGCCCTGGATTTGAATCATCATGAGGGCCAGCCTTTGGATAAGAAAGACTCTGTGTTGCTTCAAAATGGCGTTGTAAACTGTGGCTTAATTACAAATGGCTATTCAAGCAAGGACAACGATGGCAGCGGCTCCGAAGGTGGATATACTACTCCGAAGAAACGCAAGGCCAGATGTAACAACGCAAAGAACACTGATAATGTGAttagagagaaggagaaagacatgCAGCAGGGCAACACTACACAGGAGCATGGGGCTTTTAATCTTGAGACGACTGAGAAGGGAGTGACTTCCAGACTTGACGTCTTCAGAGCCGCCCATAAAGTAGAAGCTCAGTCAGCAGGTAGACGGGCTGTTACGTCAGAGGCTTCAATGGGTGAATCTCAGAGGAAAAACTCTGATGGCAAAACAGTTGGCACCTTTGGTAAAAAGACTGAGGAAAGGCACAAAGCCAAGCTTTCCTCACCTTCAAAAGAGGACTCGTGGACTTTGTTCAAGCCCCCTCCAGTATTTCCTGTGGACAATAGCAGTGCTAAAATTGTTCCCAAGATCAGTTATGcaagtaaagtaaaagaaaaCCTCAACAAAGTAGCtcaaggtggaggagaggcaCTGCCTCCTCCTGTTAGACTGTCACAGGTCCCTATGTCTGCTATGAAAACTATCACCTCAGCTAGCTTTACTAATGGTCCTGTTTCTGGAAATGGAAACGGCTGCCCAGTGGGTACCTTCTTTGCTCCTGCTGCTAGTAGTATTCCACCAGCCCCATCTATCCCAAGTGGCGAGAATGTAGCATCTCCTTTGGAAAGTAACTGTAGCTCTACGACTAGTCCAATAGATGGAGAAGCATATGAGCTTAGAAAGTGTACTCTTTTAATTTACCCTTTAAATATGCAACCTGTGCTCCCTAGTGCTCGTCACCTTGACCCACCGGCTGCTCAGACAAATCAGAAAGCCTTGGGAGATATCTTCCAGAATCAGTGGGGGCTTTCCTTCATCAATGAGCCCAACTTGGGGCCAGAAGGAGGAAGTGGCCAGTTGCCTGCAGAGGACAAAACTACTGTGGTCACGCCTCAAAGCGAGTGTCAGGCTGTCGCAGCCAAGGCTGCCCAGCCCTGCTTTGATGTTAGCCCAACATTCTTAGAGCCTGGCACTTTGGCTCAAGACCCTGAGAAAAGGACTTGTGCCCCTTGCAATGTGTCTAATGCTTGTTCACCTGCTTGTGTGACaagtgaggaggagaacaagctgcagccatgtggccaggaaaagacaaaagctgAGGGCAAGGGTGCAGCTTCTGCTGCGTCAGCCCCCAGTAAAGACAACGGTGCTAAGCCTGCACAGGGCCAACTAACCACTTTGTTGTTTGGCTCATCTAAAGAACAGGCCCACTCTAAAGACATTGGCAGAAGGTGTAGCTGGGGGTCctttgacattaaagctgctgtcaCTTATCACACTAAAG AAATGGAATTCATTTTGAACTTGCAAAAACAAG ATCCAAAAAGAGTAGTGGTTTATGACGAGACTAAGGATGGACCTGATCAGTGA
- the glra4b gene encoding glycine receptor, alpha 4b: MDERSVLCKEMKYPSRATKPPSPSDFLDKLMGRTSGYDARIRPNFKGPPVNVTCNIFINSFGSITETTMDYRLNVFLRQQWNDPRLAYKEYPDDSLDLDPSMLDSIWKPDLFFANEKGANFHEVTTDNKLLRIFQNGNVLYSIRLTLTLSCPMDLKNFPMDSQTCTMQLESFGYTMNDLIFEWLDVGAVQVADDLTLPQFVLKEEKGLGYCTKHYNTGKFTCIEVKFYLERQMGYYLIQMYIPSLLTVILSWVSFWINMDAAPARVGLGITTVLTMTTQSSGSRASLPKVSYVKAIDIWMAVCLLFVFAALLEYAAVNFVSRQHKEFFRLRKKLKEQQRQRTASGDSKVKGNNTSGNNAPHGNAAQQCSVCAREEELAQQGLLFQSFGLALSTGSAPEMDATPVFADLPPGLGFYDIRRRFVDRAKRIDTISRALFPMSFLMFNVLYWLTYKVLRHEDLLAAL, translated from the exons ATGGATGAGAG GTCTGTGCTCTGTAAGGAGATGAAGTACCCCAGCAGGGCGACCAAGCCCCCCTCTCCGTCCGACTTTCTGGACAAACTGATGGGACGCACATCTGGCTATGACGCTCGCATCAGACCAAACTTCAAAG GTCCTCCCGTCAATGTCACCTGTAACATCTTCATCAACAGCTTCGGCTCCATCACTGAAACGACTATG GACTACCGGCTTAATGTATTTCTGCGACAGCAGTGGAATGACCCTCGCCTGGCATATAAGGAGTATCCGGATGACTCTCTGGACCTGGACCCCTCAATGCTGGACTCCATTTGGAAACCTGACCTGTTCTTCGCAAATGAAAAGGGAGCAAACTTTCACGAGGTTACGACAGACAACAAACTGCTTCGGATATTCCAAAACGGAAATGTCCTCTACAGCATCAG GCTGACACTCACTCTTTCCTGCCCCATGGATCTGAAAAACTTCCCCATGGACAGCCAGACGTGTACGATGCAGCTCGAAAGCT TTGGCTACACCATGAATGATCTCATTTTTGAATGGCTGGACGTGGGGGCGGTGCAGGTGGCCGACGATCTGACACTCCCTCAGTTTGTGCTCAAAGAGGAGAAAGGCCTCGGCTACTGCACCAAGCACTACAACACAG GTAAATTCACCTGCATTGAGGTCAAATTCTACCTGGAGCGTCAAATGGGCTACTACCTGATCCAGATGTACATACCGAGCCTGCTCACCGTCATCCTGTCCTGGGTGTCCTTCTGGATCAACATGGACGCGGCGCCCGCCAGAGTGGGACTGGGGATCACCACGGTGCTCACCATGACGACGCAGAGCTCAGGCTCCAGGGCCTCCCTGCCAAAG GTGTCCTATGTGAAAGCCATAGACATCTGGATGGCGGTGTGTCTCCTTTTCGTGTTCGCTGCGCTACTAGAGTATGCAGCCGTGAATTTTGTTTCACGCCAGCACAAGGAGTTCTTCAGACTGAGGAAGAAGCTCAAAGAGCAACAGCGGCAGAGGACT GCAAGTGGAGACAGTAAGGTGAAAGGAAACAACACGTCAGGAAACAATGCTCCTCATGGGAACGCAGCCCAGCAGTGCAGCGTCTGTGCCAGG gaggaggagctggcgCAGCAGGGTTTACTCTTCCAGAGTTTTGGACTTGCACTGTCGACAGGAAGCGCACCGGAAATGGATGCGACACCAGTCTTTGCCGATTTACCTCCAGGTTTGGGTTTCTATGACATACGCAGGCGCTTTGTGGATCGCGCGAAAAGGATTGATACCATCTCCCGAGCCCTTTTCCCCATGAGCTTCCTCATGTTTAATGTCCTCTACTGGCTTACCTACAAAGTCCTGCGACATGAGGACCTTCTGGCTGCACTGTGA